The Aerosakkonema funiforme FACHB-1375 sequence TAGAACTCCAACCAAACGTGATTGTAATCTGGATACAGGGGTACGCCCAGTTTATCTGCCTGCTGAGGACACTTGTAGCGCCCAATCGTGCGGCAGGCAATGCCGTTTAAACGGAAGAGAGCGAGTAAAATACCGACATATTCGCCGCAGGAACCGACACCTCGTTCTAGGGCAACGTCTGGTGGGTCGATATGGGGTTTGATGCCGTAGGAAAGTTTGTCGTAAACGTAGTTACGAATCCGATAAGCTTTCCGCAACAAATTTGTTTCGGTGCCGATCGCTTCAATGGCAGCATTGCGGATAATATCGGTATCCATCGCCAACTCGTCATCATCGACTAAATAGCGCTGCTGAAATTCTGGCGAAAGGTCGGGAACCTTTTCCAAGTCTCGCGGTGTGAGGCGATACTTGATACCGTAAACTTCCACAAGTGCCTTCCAACCAAACAAATGCCGTTCGTCCGGTTTGAGGTTGTCAAACTTAAACACTGCTATCCGCTGTCCGTCTACAATTTCTTCTGTAAAGGGAAGACCGACGGCAGAAATTTGACGGACTTTTTGTCGAGGGGTCTCCGATGGTAAGGCGATGCGCCATTGCACGTTTTGTAAATGCACCGCCTCTAGGGGTAGAAGTTCCTCCACGTAGGACATTTCGATCAGAAAGCCGTTAGATAGGGCGTAGTGTCCTTCCTGGTTGTAGTGGAACTGGAGGCGATGAATAAAAGTGCGATCGCGATATTCTAATTGGTGTGGTGGATTGGCATTCGGATCGTCTCTGATGTAAGCCTCCTCCCCAGCATAGGCTACATACAAGCTATCCTTACCAGTTTGGGGGTTTGTCTGGAAGGCCAAACCAGTCGGATTCTCAAACGGCGTCAGAACGCTAAACAGCATTTGACCAGTAGCCCGCTCCAGACAATATACCGTTTGTTCGATATCGTCAGAAACCCAGAGTTCCTCACCCCGCACCGCGATATGCTCAACTCCAATACCAGGTGAGTAGAATTGGGTAATCAGCCTAGCTGTGGCGCGGTTGTAAATAAAGATGTAGCCCGCTTTCTGACAAGTGACGTAAAGGGTCGATTCCCAAACCGCAATCCCATTGGCTGTATAGGGTAAAGTCACAAAATGTTGCGGCGTGAAATCCGTCGGAGTACAAAAGTAAACGGAATCTTCTTTTGTGAACCAAATCGTGTCTTCCCAGATTCCCAAACCTGTGGCACCCTCAAATTGGGCGACGCGATCGGGGTTTAAGATAGAAGTATTCTCGCTGTTGAGATCGATCGAGAGCAAATATCCCCTGGCCGAGTCTAGGGCAATCAGCCGATCGCCCGCAACAGCAAGGCCGTGGAGTGAGTAAGCCCCAATGGGTCGCAGCAGGTTTGTCTGGGAATTCGATCTTGGTGGAGGAGCAAGCATTTCTGTAATCATAGCCAAATCAGGTGAAAATATATAGTAGTGCGAAAAAAAGAGCCTTCGCGAGCTAACTGGGAGTTATGCGATGCGACTGTACAGGTTTGCTATTTTGCAACTGCAAGAGCGGTAACATCACCTAAAATTAAGTCATTTTATCTGCTTATTCATTTCCCCAAAAGGGAAGAAATGCTATGACTGCCAACACTGTTACTTCCAAATATCGTCGGGCTTCGCTTAGTGCGATCGCTAGAACTGGTCGTTCCCATTCTGCTGCTCTCCTCGTTTGGTTGCCAATATCATTATCGGTAGAAACCCAGACTCGAATTGAATCGTCTTTTACCAATAAACCTTTGCTCAGCGCTGCTGTTGTGCCATGACTGCAATGAAGTCCTTCTTAAAGTTAATTACCTTTTGTATCGTCCTGCTGTTAGGTTTCGGGATTGTCACTCACTTCCCTACAATGATTACGGCACAGTCACAACCGCCTACCAGCAGCCAAGGGCTACCGAATACTTGGGGAAACTACGAACCAGATCCCAGTATCGGCAAACCCGGTCGGCGCGAGGGGGGAGGAACGCGGGGGCCGTGCGCGTTCTCACGAGATCCTGGCAAGACTCTGACTGCTTTAGTACCTGTGATACAAAGGAAGGCAGGTAATTCGGACACAAAAACCGTTGCTTTTGGGGCAACCATAGAGGGATCTCCAACTTTCTTCTTTTACGTGCCTCCAACGGCGGCGCAAAGAGCGGATTTTTCCTTACAGGATAAGAACGACCAGAACATTTATCAAACCACTTTCAGCATTACTGGAGATCCTGGAATTGTCAGCGTTACCCTGCCCAGTTTTGCGAATTCGGGATTCTTAGAGTCCAAAAAAGATTATTTTTGGAGTTTTGCGCTCAGTTGTAACTCAAAAGCTGAAGATTCGTCAGACAGATCCGGCGTACTGGCTGTCAATGGATGGATACAGCGCGTACAAGCCAACCCCGATCTCGCGCAAAAGTTGGGCCAAGCGACACTGCGCGACAAGGTAGCTCTCTATACTAAGGCCGGCATTTGGTACGATGCTCTCCACTCTCTTGCAGAACTGCGTCGTAGTTCTCCCAATGATGCCAGTCTATCGGGTGCCTGGACTAATTTGTTACAGTCGGCTGGACTGGATAAACTTGCCTCCGAAGGATTGGGGCAAAATGCTTTGCTACCGTAAGAAAAGCTAGGGATTAGGGGCTAGGGGCTAGGGATTAGGGGCTAGGGGCTAGGGCGTCGGGAAGAGGGAAGAGGGAAGAGAGAAGAGGGAGAGGGAGGAATTTTAACTTTTAACTTTTGACTTTTGACTCCCCCACTCCTCCCTAACTCCTAGCCCCTAATCCCTAGCCCCGACGCCCTAGCCCTAATCCCCAGGCAAGCGGGCTAGGTAAAATTGCTTTTGGCTTGAGCTAGGTAACACTTTTGCTGTTGACTAATTGATAAGAACAACAAATAAATTGTTACTTTATTGGCAGCTGGCTTGTGAAATTATTCGTTTACCACACCCCCGAACTGACTCCGACCGATAGCGTTCCCCATTGCGCGATCGCTATAGATGTTTTGAGAGCTACAACAACGATGGCTACAGCTTTGGCAGCAGGTGCCGAGGCGGTTCAAGTCTTCAGCGATCTGGAAAAATTAATGAGGGAGAGCGAAAATTGGCCTGCCGAAAAGCGGATTCGCGCAGGCGAACGCGGCGGGGCGAAAGTACCGGGCTGCGATATGGGCAATTCTCCCCTAGATTGTACGCCAGAGCAGGTGCAGGGACGCCGATTGTTTATCAGCACTACTAACGGCACTCGTTCTCTACAGAGAATCCAAGATGCTGCTTCGGTTTTGGCGGCGGCGTTTGTCAATCGCAAGGCTGTTGTGGATTATATCCTAGCTCAGCAGCCAGAAACGGTTTGGATTGTCGGTAGCGGTTGGGAAGGCAGTTTTTCCCTGGAGGATACCGCTTGTGCTGGTGCGATCGCTCACAGCTTGGTGACGGCACAAAATGCCAAATTAGATGATATCGCTGGCAATGATGAAGTAATTGGTGCGATCGCCCTTTACCTCCAGTGGCAAGATAGATTGCTCGAACTGATGCACCACGCCAGTCACGGTAAACGTTTGCTGCGCTTGGACTGCCACGAAGATTTAAAGTACTGCGTTCAAATGGATCTTTTGGATGTTCTGCCTATCCAACGGGAAGCTGGTGTTTTGGTCAAGGGATAGGGGCTAGGGGAAGAGGGAAAGGGAAGAGAGAAGAGGGAGGAGGGAAGAAATTCCTAATTTTGACTTTTGACTTTTGACTTTTGACTTTTAACTCCCCCACTCCCCCGCTCGCTCGATCGACGCTACATTAACTATTGAGCGTCTAAAAGCGATATCCACCAGATAGGCAAGTCTGAAGTAATTAATCATTTTTAACAGAGGCCGATATGCCAAGAACGCAACGCAACGATAATTTCATCGACAAAAGTTTTACCGTCATGGCAGATATAATTCTCAAAATTCTGCCTGCTAACAAAAAAGCAAAGGAAGCTTTTGTCTACTACCGCGATG is a genomic window containing:
- a CDS encoding transglutaminase-like domain-containing protein; the protein is MITEMLAPPPRSNSQTNLLRPIGAYSLHGLAVAGDRLIALDSARGYLLSIDLNSENTSILNPDRVAQFEGATGLGIWEDTIWFTKEDSVYFCTPTDFTPQHFVTLPYTANGIAVWESTLYVTCQKAGYIFIYNRATARLITQFYSPGIGVEHIAVRGEELWVSDDIEQTVYCLERATGQMLFSVLTPFENPTGLAFQTNPQTGKDSLYVAYAGEEAYIRDDPNANPPHQLEYRDRTFIHRLQFHYNQEGHYALSNGFLIEMSYVEELLPLEAVHLQNVQWRIALPSETPRQKVRQISAVGLPFTEEIVDGQRIAVFKFDNLKPDERHLFGWKALVEVYGIKYRLTPRDLEKVPDLSPEFQQRYLVDDDELAMDTDIIRNAAIEAIGTETNLLRKAYRIRNYVYDKLSYGIKPHIDPPDVALERGVGSCGEYVGILLALFRLNGIACRTIGRYKCPQQADKLGVPLYPDYNHVWLEFYVPGFGWLPMESNPDDVIDRGPYPSRFFMGLAWYHVEIGKGISFEKLKTDTTPESGEEISIGELAINHIRFTILEELEVGN
- a CDS encoding DUF928 domain-containing protein; its protein translation is MTAMKSFLKLITFCIVLLLGFGIVTHFPTMITAQSQPPTSSQGLPNTWGNYEPDPSIGKPGRREGGGTRGPCAFSRDPGKTLTALVPVIQRKAGNSDTKTVAFGATIEGSPTFFFYVPPTAAQRADFSLQDKNDQNIYQTTFSITGDPGIVSVTLPSFANSGFLESKKDYFWSFALSCNSKAEDSSDRSGVLAVNGWIQRVQANPDLAQKLGQATLRDKVALYTKAGIWYDALHSLAELRRSSPNDASLSGAWTNLLQSAGLDKLASEGLGQNALLP
- a CDS encoding 2-phosphosulfolactate phosphatase family protein, with the translated sequence MKLFVYHTPELTPTDSVPHCAIAIDVLRATTTMATALAAGAEAVQVFSDLEKLMRESENWPAEKRIRAGERGGAKVPGCDMGNSPLDCTPEQVQGRRLFISTTNGTRSLQRIQDAASVLAAAFVNRKAVVDYILAQQPETVWIVGSGWEGSFSLEDTACAGAIAHSLVTAQNAKLDDIAGNDEVIGAIALYLQWQDRLLELMHHASHGKRLLRLDCHEDLKYCVQMDLLDVLPIQREAGVLVKG